A single Pseudomonas brassicacearum DNA region contains:
- a CDS encoding LysR substrate-binding domain-containing protein, translating into MNLESKWLEDFSALAATRSFSQAAERRFVTQPAFSRRIRSLEAALGLTLVNRSRTPVELTAAGQLFLVTARTVVEQLGEVLRHLHHLEGGQGEVIQVAAAHSLALGFFPRWIAQLRNEGMNIATRLVATNVGDAVHALREGGCDLMLAFYDPDSAMQMDPEIFPSLHLGQTEMLPVCAADANGNPLFDLEGEASVPLLAYSAGAFLGRSVNQLLRQRALRFTTIYETAMADSLKSMALEGLGIAWVPHLSVRAELARGELVICGGPQWHVPLEIRLYRCALVRKANVRLLWRKLEGGAAQGAAGS; encoded by the coding sequence ATGAATCTTGAAAGCAAATGGCTTGAGGACTTCAGTGCCCTGGCCGCTACCCGCAGTTTCTCCCAGGCGGCCGAACGGCGATTCGTGACGCAACCGGCGTTCAGCCGGCGAATCCGCAGCCTTGAGGCGGCGCTGGGGCTGACCCTGGTCAACCGCTCCCGCACGCCGGTCGAGCTGACGGCAGCGGGGCAACTCTTCTTGGTGACGGCGCGCACGGTGGTCGAGCAACTGGGTGAAGTGTTGCGCCATTTGCATCACCTGGAAGGCGGACAGGGCGAAGTCATACAGGTGGCCGCCGCCCACTCTCTGGCGCTGGGCTTCTTCCCACGCTGGATCGCGCAATTGCGCAACGAGGGCATGAACATCGCCACGCGGCTGGTGGCGACCAACGTCGGCGACGCCGTCCACGCCTTGCGTGAAGGGGGCTGCGACCTGATGCTGGCCTTCTACGATCCGGACTCGGCCATGCAGATGGACCCGGAGATCTTCCCGTCGCTGCACCTGGGCCAGACCGAAATGCTCCCGGTGTGCGCCGCCGATGCCAACGGTAATCCGCTGTTCGACCTTGAGGGCGAGGCCAGCGTGCCGCTGCTGGCCTACAGCGCCGGGGCTTTCCTCGGGCGTTCAGTCAACCAGTTGTTGCGCCAGCGGGCGCTGCGTTTCACCACGATCTACGAGACGGCCATGGCCGACAGCCTCAAAAGCATGGCCCTGGAAGGCCTGGGCATCGCCTGGGTGCCGCACCTGAGCGTACGCGCCGAACTGGCCCGGGGCGAACTGGTGATCTGCGGCGGCCCGCAATGGCACGTGCCGCTGGAGATCCGCCTGTACCGCTGCGCCCTGGTGCGCAAGGCCAATGTGCGGTTGTTGTGGCGCAAGCTTGAAGGTGGTGCGGCGCAGGGCGCCGCCGGATCTTGA
- a CDS encoding MFS transporter, whose protein sequence is MTTAPSSTATPAQPARPLTRNDYKTLSLSALGGALEFYDFIIFVFFATVVGKLFFPAEMPEWLRLMQTFGIFAAGYLARPLGGIVMAHFGDLLGRKKMFTLSIFMMAVPTLIMGLLPTYAQIGMWAPILLLLMRVIQGAAIGGEVPGAWVFVSEHVPARHIGYACGTLTCGLTAGILLGSLVATAINSIYTPVEVADYAWRIPFLLGGVFGLFSVYLRRWLHETPVFAELQLRKALAEEVPLRAVLRDHRGAIAISMLLTWLLSAGVIVVILMTPTVLQTVYHFSPTTALQANSLAIVFLSFGCIGAGVLADRFGAGRVFVFGSSLLMITFWTFYHCLFDHPEWLFPLYALSGLLVGTIGAVPYVMVNAFPAVVRFSGLSFSYNLAYAIFGGLTPMIVTLLLKESSMGPAYYVVVICGIGIVVGGYLWKKGR, encoded by the coding sequence ATGACCACTGCGCCTTCGAGCACGGCAACGCCCGCACAACCGGCACGTCCATTGACCCGCAACGATTACAAGACCCTGTCGCTTTCTGCCTTGGGCGGTGCGCTGGAGTTCTACGATTTCATCATTTTCGTGTTCTTTGCCACCGTGGTCGGCAAATTGTTCTTCCCTGCCGAAATGCCCGAGTGGCTGCGCTTGATGCAGACGTTCGGCATTTTTGCCGCCGGTTACCTGGCCCGCCCCCTGGGCGGGATCGTCATGGCCCACTTTGGCGATCTGCTGGGGCGCAAGAAGATGTTCACCTTGAGCATTTTCATGATGGCCGTGCCGACCCTGATCATGGGCCTGCTGCCCACGTACGCACAGATCGGCATGTGGGCGCCCATTCTGCTGTTGCTGATGCGGGTGATCCAGGGCGCGGCCATTGGCGGGGAAGTGCCAGGTGCCTGGGTATTCGTTTCCGAACACGTTCCGGCGCGCCACATCGGCTATGCCTGCGGCACGCTGACCTGCGGTCTGACGGCGGGGATTTTGTTGGGTTCGCTGGTCGCCACGGCGATCAACAGCATTTATACACCGGTGGAAGTGGCCGATTACGCCTGGCGGATCCCGTTCCTGCTGGGTGGCGTGTTCGGGCTGTTTTCGGTGTACCTGCGTCGCTGGTTGCACGAAACCCCGGTGTTCGCCGAGCTGCAACTGCGCAAAGCCCTGGCCGAGGAAGTGCCGCTGCGGGCCGTGCTGCGTGACCATCGCGGCGCCATCGCCATTTCCATGCTGTTGACCTGGCTGCTGTCGGCCGGCGTCATTGTGGTCATCCTGATGACACCGACCGTGTTGCAGACGGTGTACCACTTCAGCCCGACCACCGCGTTGCAGGCCAACAGCCTGGCGATCGTGTTCCTGAGTTTCGGTTGCATCGGTGCCGGTGTGCTGGCCGACCGTTTCGGCGCCGGGCGGGTGTTTGTCTTCGGCAGCAGTTTGCTGATGATCACTTTCTGGACCTTCTACCACTGCCTGTTCGACCACCCCGAGTGGCTGTTCCCGCTGTATGCCTTGAGTGGCTTGCTGGTAGGCACCATCGGCGCGGTGCCCTATGTCATGGTCAATGCCTTCCCGGCGGTGGTGCGCTTCAGCGGCCTGTCGTTCTCCTACAACCTGGCCTATGCAATCTTCGGCGGGTTGACGCCGATGATCGTGACCTTGCTGTTGAAAGAGAGCTCGATGGGGCCCGCGTACTACGTGGTGGTCATCTGTGGGATCGGGATTGTGGTGGGTGGGTATCTCTGGAAGAAGGGACGCTGA
- a CDS encoding acyl-CoA thioesterase → MIELEQEDPIPQGDLALQITALPRETNGFGDIFGGWLVSQMDLAGTAMASKVAGGRVATVAIDRMAFLVPVAVGAQLSFYTQALEIGRSSIQMMVEVWSDDPLSSEWRKVTEAVFVFVAIDGSGRTRSVPPRAR, encoded by the coding sequence ATGATAGAGCTCGAACAAGAAGATCCAATCCCGCAAGGCGACCTGGCCCTGCAAATCACCGCGCTCCCTCGCGAGACCAACGGTTTCGGCGATATCTTCGGCGGCTGGCTGGTGTCCCAGATGGACCTGGCCGGCACCGCCATGGCCAGTAAAGTGGCGGGCGGACGCGTGGCCACCGTGGCGATCGATCGCATGGCGTTCCTGGTGCCGGTGGCGGTGGGCGCGCAGTTGTCGTTCTATACCCAGGCGTTGGAAATCGGCCGCAGTTCGATCCAGATGATGGTCGAAGTCTGGAGCGACGACCCGCTGTCCAGTGAATGGCGCAAGGTGACCGAAGCGGTATTCGTCTTCGTCGCCATCGACGGCAGCGGCCGCACCCGCTCGGTTCCGCCGCGCGCCCGTTAA
- the purE gene encoding 5-(carboxyamino)imidazole ribonucleotide mutase produces MSALVGVIMGSKSDWSTLSHTADMLEKLGIPYEVKVVSAHRTPDLLFQYAEEAEARGIEVIIAGAGGAAHLPGMCAAKTHLPVLGVPVQSSMLSGVDSLLSIVQMPAGIPVATLAIGKAGAINAALLSASILGAKHPQFHTVLKKFRAEQTDSVLDNPDPRIA; encoded by the coding sequence ATGAGTGCACTGGTTGGCGTGATCATGGGCTCCAAGTCCGATTGGTCCACCCTTAGCCACACCGCCGATATGCTGGAAAAGCTCGGCATCCCTTACGAGGTGAAAGTGGTCTCCGCCCACCGTACCCCGGACCTGCTGTTCCAGTACGCCGAAGAGGCCGAGGCGCGTGGCATCGAGGTGATCATCGCCGGTGCCGGTGGCGCCGCCCATTTGCCAGGCATGTGTGCGGCCAAGACCCACCTGCCGGTGCTGGGCGTGCCGGTTCAGTCTTCGATGCTCTCGGGCGTCGATTCGCTGCTGTCGATCGTGCAGATGCCGGCCGGTATCCCGGTCGCGACCCTGGCCATCGGCAAGGCTGGCGCGATCAACGCGGCCCTGCTCTCGGCGAGCATCCTGGGCGCCAAGCACCCACAATTTCATACCGTGCTGAAAAAATTCCGCGCTGAGCAGACAGACAGCGTCCTGGACAATCCAGACCCACGCATTGCCTGA
- a CDS encoding alanine/glycine:cation symporter family protein, whose amino-acid sequence MLEVINDFLSGKVLIVLIVGLGSYFTIRSRFVQFRHFFHMFAVFRDSLKSSTDQLSSFQALMLSLAGRVGAGNIAGVGIAVTLGGPGAVFWMWVTALVGMSSSFFECSLGQLYKRCDAEGQFRGGPSYYIQHGLQKRWLGMVMAVLLLVTFGFAFNGLQAHAVTHSLNNAFGFDTTYTGLGLAVLLGLVFIGGIKRIAKVADLLVPVKTLAYIGVTLYVIVLQFEHVPDMLATIVRSAFGLDQAFGGLIGSAIVMGVKRGVFANEAGLGSAPNVAAVASVEHPVAQGVVQAFSVFLDTFLICTCTALLILLSGFYTPGFEGDGIALTQNSLAAVVGDWGRIFISVALSLFVFTSILYNYYLGENNLRFMLGENRKALIAYRTLVLVLIFWGAIENLGTVFAFADITMTLLAFVNLIALFLLFKVGMRILRDYDDQRSAGIKTPVFDSSKFPDLDLDRKAWPANPSAPVTKPDAKTAGVAAAQR is encoded by the coding sequence ATGCTTGAAGTCATCAACGACTTCCTCTCAGGGAAAGTGCTGATCGTGCTCATTGTCGGGCTCGGGAGCTACTTCACGATCCGCTCGCGTTTCGTCCAGTTCCGTCATTTCTTTCACATGTTCGCGGTGTTCCGTGACAGTTTGAAAAGCAGCACTGACCAGCTCAGCTCATTTCAGGCGCTGATGCTCAGCCTGGCCGGTCGTGTCGGCGCGGGCAACATCGCCGGTGTCGGCATCGCCGTGACCCTCGGCGGTCCTGGTGCAGTGTTCTGGATGTGGGTGACCGCGCTGGTCGGCATGTCCAGCAGCTTCTTCGAGTGCTCCCTCGGCCAGCTCTACAAGCGCTGCGACGCCGAAGGCCAGTTCCGTGGCGGCCCGTCCTACTACATCCAGCACGGCCTGCAGAAGCGCTGGTTGGGCATGGTCATGGCGGTCCTGCTGCTGGTCACCTTCGGCTTCGCCTTCAACGGCCTGCAAGCCCACGCAGTTACCCATTCCCTGAACAACGCCTTCGGCTTCGACACCACCTACACCGGCCTGGGCCTGGCGGTGCTGCTGGGCCTGGTGTTCATCGGTGGGATCAAGCGTATCGCCAAGGTGGCCGACCTGCTGGTACCGGTCAAGACCCTGGCGTACATCGGCGTGACCCTCTATGTCATCGTGCTGCAGTTCGAACACGTACCGGACATGCTGGCGACCATCGTCAGAAGCGCCTTCGGCCTGGACCAGGCCTTTGGCGGCCTGATCGGCAGCGCCATCGTCATGGGCGTCAAGCGTGGCGTGTTCGCCAACGAAGCCGGCCTGGGCAGTGCGCCAAACGTGGCCGCCGTCGCGTCGGTCGAGCACCCGGTAGCCCAGGGCGTGGTTCAGGCGTTCAGCGTGTTCCTCGACACGTTCCTGATCTGCACCTGCACCGCACTGCTGATCCTGCTGTCGGGCTTCTACACCCCGGGCTTCGAAGGCGACGGCATTGCCCTGACCCAGAACTCCCTGGCGGCCGTCGTGGGTGACTGGGGCCGGATATTCATCTCCGTGGCCCTGTCCTTGTTCGTGTTCACCTCGATCCTCTACAACTACTACCTGGGCGAGAACAACCTGCGCTTCATGCTGGGTGAAAACCGCAAGGCCCTGATCGCCTACCGCACACTGGTTCTGGTCCTGATTTTCTGGGGCGCCATCGAAAACCTCGGCACCGTGTTCGCCTTCGCCGACATCACCATGACCCTGCTGGCGTTCGTGAACCTGATCGCGCTGTTCCTGCTGTTCAAGGTCGGCATGCGCATCCTGCGTGACTACGATGACCAGCGTTCGGCCGGCATCAAGACCCCTGTCTTCGACTCCAGCAAGTTCCCGGACCTGGATCTGGACCGCAAGGCTTGGCCGGCCAACCCATCGGCGCCGGTTACCAAACCTGACGCCAAGACTGCTGGCGTGGCCGCAGCGCAACGCTGA
- a CDS encoding DUF3299 domain-containing protein, with translation MRRLVLTLLLLGSGLAHAAELPETDWLELMPKSDQKALEAMPEIDHNSPEANGTFTEKGGLKQSKGLPAVMYSTKTVASMNDKHIRIGGYPVPLETDAKGRSTLFFLVPYPGACIHVPPPPPNQLVLVRYPKGLKLDDIYTPLWVTGTLKIEKVDNDLASAAYALDAEKVRVVQEADL, from the coding sequence ATGCGCCGTCTAGTGTTGACCCTTCTTTTGCTGGGCAGTGGCCTGGCCCACGCCGCCGAGCTGCCGGAAACCGACTGGCTCGAACTGATGCCCAAGTCGGACCAGAAAGCCCTCGAGGCCATGCCCGAGATCGACCATAATTCCCCCGAAGCCAACGGTACGTTCACCGAGAAAGGTGGCCTGAAGCAAAGCAAGGGCTTGCCGGCGGTGATGTATTCGACCAAGACCGTGGCGTCGATGAACGACAAGCACATCCGCATCGGTGGTTACCCGGTGCCCCTGGAAACCGACGCCAAAGGCCGCAGCACGCTGTTTTTCCTGGTGCCTTACCCCGGCGCCTGCATCCACGTCCCGCCACCGCCGCCTAATCAACTGGTGCTGGTGCGCTATCCCAAGGGCTTGAAGCTGGACGACATCTATACACCGCTGTGGGTGACCGGCACGCTGAAGATCGAAAAGGTCGACAATGATCTGGCGAGTGCGGCGTATGCGCTGGATGCGGAGAAGGTGCGGGTGGTGCAGGAGGCGGATTTGTAA
- a CDS encoding D-hexose-6-phosphate mutarotase, producing MPTPNVEAVKLDELNAWRIRHGQAELLVAQQGAHILSYQVDGQPPLIWLNDQATFKAGKSIRAGVPVCWPWFGNLTRNPDSVQAMRVSNDPATAHGLVRAMDWELKGIEAQGESLKVEFVLPYPENGLSGWPHQVDLTLAIVMDEQLHIRLTSHNRGSETVSLSQALHSYFAVSDVRNVQVEGVDGLSYIETLDDWKTVTQAGDLHFAGETDRIYLNTPPKLSIVDPQWQRRIELTSSGSRSAVIWNPWTERAKAFSDMADDGWQHMLCIETANVMDDVVTLVPQASHTLGVSLCSKPL from the coding sequence ATGCCTACGCCCAACGTCGAAGCCGTCAAGCTGGATGAACTTAACGCCTGGCGCATCCGCCACGGTCAGGCCGAGCTGCTGGTGGCCCAACAAGGCGCGCATATCCTCAGCTATCAAGTGGACGGCCAGCCGCCGCTGATCTGGCTCAACGACCAGGCCACGTTCAAGGCCGGCAAGAGCATCCGCGCGGGCGTGCCGGTGTGCTGGCCGTGGTTCGGCAACCTGACACGCAACCCCGACAGCGTACAGGCCATGCGCGTGAGCAACGACCCGGCCACCGCCCACGGCCTGGTGCGGGCGATGGATTGGGAGCTCAAGGGCATCGAAGCCCAGGGCGAAAGCCTGAAAGTGGAATTCGTGCTGCCCTACCCCGAAAACGGCCTCTCAGGCTGGCCCCATCAGGTAGACCTGACGCTGGCCATCGTGATGGACGAGCAGTTGCACATCCGCCTCACCAGCCATAACCGCGGCAGCGAAACCGTCAGCCTCAGCCAGGCGCTGCACAGCTACTTTGCCGTGAGCGACGTGCGCAACGTACAGGTCGAAGGTGTGGATGGCTTGAGCTACATCGAGACCCTGGACGACTGGAAAACCGTCACCCAGGCCGGCGACTTGCACTTTGCTGGCGAGACCGACCGCATCTACCTCAATACCCCGCCGAAGCTGAGCATCGTCGACCCCCAGTGGCAACGACGGATCGAGCTGACCAGCAGTGGTTCGCGCTCGGCAGTGATCTGGAACCCATGGACCGAACGCGCCAAGGCCTTCAGCGACATGGCCGACGACGGCTGGCAACACATGCTGTGCATCGAGACGGCCAATGTGATGGACGATGTGGTGACGTTGGTGCCGCAGGCCAGTCATACCCTGGGTGTGAGCCTCTGCAGCAAGCCGCTCTAA
- the aspA gene encoding aspartate ammonia-lyase has product MSSAASFRTEKDLLGVLEVPAQAYYGIQTLRAVNNFRLSGVPISHYPKLVVGLAMVKQAAADANRELGQLSEAKHAAISEACARLIRGDFHEEFVVDMIQGGAGTSTNMNANEVIANIALEAMGHQKGEYQYLHPNNDVNMAQSTNDAYPTAIRLGLLLGHDALLASLDSLIQAFAAKGEEFSHVLKMGRTQLQDAVPMTLGQEFRAFATTLSEDLARLKTLAPELLTEVNLGGTAIGTGINADPRYQALAVQRLATISGQPLVPAADLIEATSDMGAFVLFSGMLKRTAVKLSKICNDLRLLSSGPRTGINEINLPARQPGSSIMPGKVNPVIPEAVNQVAFQIIGNDLALTIAAEGGQLQLNVMEPLIAFKIFDSIRLLQRAMDMLREHCIVGITANEARCRELVEHSIGLVTALNPYIGYENATRIARVALESGRGVLELVREEGLLDDAMLDDILRPENMIAPRLVPLKA; this is encoded by the coding sequence ATGTCCTCCGCTGCATCATTCCGCACAGAAAAAGACCTGCTTGGCGTACTCGAAGTACCAGCGCAAGCGTATTACGGCATCCAGACCCTACGAGCGGTAAACAATTTCCGTCTCTCCGGCGTCCCGATCTCGCATTACCCCAAGCTGGTGGTCGGCCTGGCAATGGTCAAACAGGCCGCCGCTGACGCCAACCGCGAACTGGGCCAGCTCAGCGAAGCCAAGCACGCCGCCATCAGTGAAGCCTGTGCACGATTGATCCGCGGCGATTTCCACGAAGAATTCGTGGTGGACATGATCCAGGGCGGCGCTGGCACGTCGACCAACATGAATGCCAACGAAGTCATCGCCAACATCGCGCTGGAGGCCATGGGCCACCAGAAAGGCGAGTACCAATACCTGCACCCCAACAACGACGTGAACATGGCGCAGTCCACCAACGACGCCTACCCAACCGCGATCCGCCTGGGTCTGCTGCTGGGCCACGACGCATTGCTGGCCAGCCTCGACAGCCTGATCCAGGCGTTCGCGGCCAAAGGTGAAGAGTTCAGCCACGTCCTGAAAATGGGTCGTACCCAGCTGCAAGACGCCGTGCCGATGACCCTCGGCCAGGAATTCCGCGCCTTCGCCACCACCCTGAGCGAAGACCTGGCGCGCCTCAAAACCCTGGCGCCTGAACTGCTCACCGAAGTGAACCTGGGCGGCACCGCCATCGGCACCGGCATCAACGCCGACCCACGCTACCAGGCCCTGGCCGTACAGCGTCTGGCAACCATCAGCGGCCAGCCGCTGGTCCCGGCCGCCGACCTGATCGAAGCCACCTCCGACATGGGCGCCTTCGTGCTGTTCTCCGGCATGCTCAAGCGCACCGCAGTCAAGCTGTCGAAGATCTGCAACGACCTGCGTCTGCTGTCCAGCGGCCCACGCACCGGCATCAACGAAATCAACCTGCCGGCCCGTCAGCCAGGCAGCTCGATCATGCCCGGCAAGGTCAACCCGGTGATCCCTGAAGCGGTCAACCAGGTGGCATTCCAGATCATCGGCAACGACCTGGCCCTGACCATCGCGGCCGAAGGCGGCCAACTGCAACTGAACGTGATGGAGCCGCTGATCGCCTTCAAGATCTTCGACTCGATCCGCTTGCTGCAACGGGCCATGGACATGCTGCGCGAGCACTGCATCGTCGGCATCACCGCCAACGAAGCGCGCTGCCGTGAACTGGTCGAGCACTCGATCGGCCTGGTCACCGCCCTGAACCCGTACATCGGCTATGAAAACGCCACCCGCATCGCCCGTGTTGCCCTGGAAAGTGGCCGCGGCGTGCTGGAACTGGTGCGCGAAGAAGGCTTGCTCGACGACGCCATGCTCGACGACATCCTGCGCCCGGAAAACATGATTGCTCCGCGTCTGGTCCCGCTCAAAGCGTGA
- a CDS encoding phosphate ABC transporter substrate-binding protein PstS, whose protein sequence is MKLKRLMAAMTFVAAGVATASAVAAGVDPAIPAYTKTTGVSGNLSSVGSDTLANLMTLWAENYKKEYPNVNIQIQAAGSSTAPPALTEGTSNLGPMSRKMKDNELQAFEQKYGYKPTAIPVAVDALAVFVHKDNPIKGLTMAQVDAIFSSTRLCGAKADVKTWGDLGVTGDLANKPVQLFGRNSVSGTYGYFKEEALCKGDYKPNVNEQPGSASVVQSISSSLNGVGYSGIGYKTASVKTVALAKKEGGEFIEDSEENALNGKYPLSRFLYVYVNKAPNKPLAPLEAEFVKLVLSKQGQEVVVKDGYIPLPAKVAAKALADLGLSEGSVAKK, encoded by the coding sequence ATGAAACTGAAGCGTTTGATGGCGGCAATGACTTTTGTCGCTGCTGGCGTAGCGACTGCCAGCGCGGTTGCCGCTGGTGTTGACCCGGCAATTCCGGCTTACACCAAGACCACTGGTGTGTCGGGCAACCTCTCCAGCGTCGGCTCCGATACCCTGGCCAACCTGATGACCTTGTGGGCCGAGAACTACAAGAAAGAATATCCGAACGTAAACATCCAGATTCAAGCGGCCGGTTCCTCCACCGCGCCACCCGCGCTCACCGAAGGCACCTCCAACCTGGGCCCGATGAGCCGCAAGATGAAGGACAACGAGCTGCAGGCTTTCGAACAGAAATACGGCTACAAGCCAACCGCTATCCCGGTTGCCGTGGACGCCCTGGCTGTGTTCGTACACAAGGACAACCCGATCAAAGGCCTGACCATGGCTCAGGTCGATGCGATTTTCTCCTCGACTCGTCTGTGCGGCGCCAAGGCCGACGTCAAGACCTGGGGTGACCTGGGCGTGACCGGTGACCTGGCCAACAAGCCAGTGCAACTGTTCGGCCGTAACTCCGTGTCCGGCACCTACGGCTACTTCAAGGAAGAAGCCCTGTGCAAAGGCGACTACAAGCCAAACGTCAACGAACAGCCGGGTTCGGCTTCGGTTGTGCAGTCGATCAGCAGCTCGCTTAATGGCGTCGGCTACTCGGGTATCGGCTACAAGACCGCCAGCGTGAAAACCGTTGCCTTGGCCAAGAAAGAAGGCGGCGAGTTCATCGAAGACAGCGAAGAGAACGCCCTGAACGGCAAGTACCCGCTGTCGCGCTTCCTCTACGTTTACGTCAACAAAGCCCCGAACAAGCCTCTGGCCCCGCTGGAAGCCGAGTTCGTGAAGCTGGTCCTGTCCAAGCAAGGCCAGGAAGTCGTGGTCAAGGACGGCTACATCCCACTGCCAGCCAAAGTAGCCGCCAAGGCACTGGCTGACCTGGGTCTGTCGGAAGGCAGCGTCGCCAAGAAGTAA
- a CDS encoding GlsB/YeaQ/YmgE family stress response membrane protein, with protein MGIIGTIFIGLIVGLLARFLKPGDDSMGWIMTILLGIGGSLAATYGGQALGIYHAGEGAGFIGALVGAVVLLVIYGLIKRN; from the coding sequence ATGGGAATCATTGGAACCATCTTTATCGGCCTGATCGTCGGCCTGCTGGCACGCTTCCTGAAACCGGGCGATGACAGCATGGGCTGGATCATGACCATCCTGCTCGGTATCGGCGGTTCGTTGGCAGCCACTTACGGCGGCCAGGCCCTGGGCATCTACCATGCCGGCGAAGGCGCTGGCTTCATTGGTGCCCTGGTGGGCGCGGTGGTGTTGCTGGTGATCTACGGCCTGATCAAAAGAAACTGA
- a CDS encoding 5-(carboxyamino)imidazole ribonucleotide synthase yields MKIGVIGGGQLGRMLALAGTPLGMNFAFLDPAPDACAAALGEHLRADYGDQDHLRQLADEVDLVTFEFESVPAETVAFLSQFVPVYPSAEALRIARDRWFEKSMFKDLGIPTPAFADIQSQADLDAAVATIGLPAVLKTRTLGYDGKGQKVLRKPEDVVGTFAELGSVACLLEGFVPFTGEVSLIAVRARDGEIRFYPLVHNTHKDGILKLSVASTDHPLQALAEDYSSRVLKQLDYVGVMAFEFFEVDGGLKANEIAPRVHNSGHWTTEGAECSQFENHLRAVAGLPLGSTAKVGESAMLNFIGKVPDSEKVLAIADCHLHHYGKAFKAGRKVGHANLRCADRATLAQQIIKVETLIAE; encoded by the coding sequence ATGAAGATCGGTGTAATCGGTGGCGGCCAGTTGGGTCGCATGTTGGCCCTGGCAGGTACGCCGCTGGGGATGAACTTCGCTTTCCTTGACCCGGCGCCGGACGCCTGCGCCGCGGCATTGGGTGAACACCTGCGGGCCGACTATGGCGACCAGGATCACCTGCGCCAATTGGCCGATGAAGTCGACCTGGTGACCTTCGAGTTCGAAAGCGTCCCGGCCGAGACCGTGGCCTTCCTGTCCCAGTTCGTCCCGGTCTACCCGAGCGCCGAAGCCTTGCGGATCGCCCGTGATCGCTGGTTCGAAAAGAGCATGTTCAAGGACCTGGGCATCCCCACGCCGGCTTTTGCCGACATTCAGTCCCAGGCCGACCTCGACGCTGCCGTCGCTACCATCGGCCTGCCCGCCGTGCTCAAGACCCGTACCCTGGGTTACGACGGCAAGGGTCAGAAAGTCCTTCGCAAGCCTGAAGACGTGGTCGGTACGTTCGCCGAACTCGGCAGCGTGGCCTGCCTGCTGGAAGGCTTCGTGCCATTCACTGGCGAAGTCTCGTTGATTGCCGTGCGTGCCCGCGACGGTGAGATCCGTTTCTACCCACTGGTGCACAACACTCACAAGGACGGCATCCTCAAGCTGTCCGTCGCCAGCACCGACCATCCGTTGCAGGCCCTGGCCGAAGACTATTCCAGCCGGGTGCTCAAGCAGCTCGACTATGTCGGCGTGATGGCATTCGAGTTCTTTGAAGTGGACGGTGGCCTCAAGGCCAACGAAATCGCGCCTCGGGTACACAACTCCGGGCACTGGACCACCGAAGGCGCCGAATGCAGCCAGTTCGAAAACCATCTGCGGGCGGTGGCCGGGCTGCCGCTGGGGTCGACCGCCAAGGTCGGTGAAAGCGCGATGCTCAACTTCATCGGCAAGGTCCCGGACAGCGAGAAAGTCCTGGCGATTGCCGACTGCCATCTGCATCACTATGGCAAGGCGTTCAAGGCTGGGCGCAAGGTCGGTCACGCCAACCTGCGTTGCGCTGACCGGGCGACGCTGGCCCAGCAGATCATCAAGGTCGAGACGCTGATCGCCGAGTAA